The Ictalurus furcatus strain D&B chromosome 5, Billie_1.0, whole genome shotgun sequence genome includes a region encoding these proteins:
- the atoh1a gene encoding protein atonal homolog 1a: MDVMGSSCEGARTAVESDAARGERFPLTLALMEGGDARAWLAPAHAEYLPHSSGSSSAEGVSGSHLNKGARVGGAVRVRELCRLKGAARADEGRQRAPTSKAANVVQKQRRIAANARERRRMHGLNHAFDELRSVIPSLDNEKKLSKYETLQMAQIYINALSDLLRAPGAEDDAHNGDVLPPAYGGERSANSFPVQLAGVPFQYEEDAFVSLGASKSASECSKDSPRSSRSDGEFSPHSHFSDSDETHAELHSEDELSELKLSRHRAF; this comes from the coding sequence ATGGACGTCATGGGCAGCTCTTGCGAAGGCGCGAGGACGGCGGTGGAGTCGGACGCGGCGCGTGGGGAGCGCTTTCCGCTCACTTTGGCGCTGATGGAAGGCGGCGACGCACGCGCCTGGCTCGCTCCTGCACACGCGGAATACCTGCCGCACAGCTCGGGCTCCTCGAGCGCAGAGGGCGTGTCCGGTTCGCACTTAAACAAGGGCGCAAGGGTGGGGGGCGCCGTACGTGTGCGCGAGCTGTGCCGCCTCAAGGGAGCAGCGCGGGCGGATGAGGGCAGGCAGCGCGCTCCGACCAGCAAAGCCGCCAACGTGGTGCAGAAGCAGAGACGCATAGCGGCGAACGCACGAGAGCGCCGGCGCATGCACGGTCTGAACCACGCCTTCGACGAGCTACGCAGCGTCATCCCCTCCCTCGACAACGAGAAGAAGCTGTCCAAGTACGAGACACTCCAGATGGCACAAATCTACATCAACGCGCTGTCCGACCTGCTGCGTGCTCCCGGCGCAGAAGATGACGCGCATAATGGTGATGTCCTTCCGCCCGCCTACGGAGGCGAGAGATCAGCAAACTCATTTCCTGTTCAGCTTGCCGGCGTGCCGTTCCAGTATGAGGAAGACGCGTTTGTGTCGCTTGGAGCGAGCAAGTCTGCCTCTGAGTGCAGCAAAGACTCCCCGCGGTCGAGTCGGAGCGATGGAGAGTTCTCGCCACACTCGCACTTCAGCGACTCGGACGAGACACACGCGGAACTGCACAGCGAAGACGAGCTGAGTGAACTGAAGCTGAGCCGCCACCGCGCCTTTTAG